Proteins encoded by one window of Brienomyrus brachyistius isolate T26 chromosome 1, BBRACH_0.4, whole genome shotgun sequence:
- the LOC125706116 gene encoding norrin-like encodes MVSACSPGQAERSDPHCRLLGGRLPSRPPAVQTAFPQFGPRGDFGVKMRNSSQLARLRVLLFLVTCPLLAMIQGVAGKSEGGRLRESAPDRCMRHHFVETITHPTYKCNSKMVLLARCEGHCSHTSRSDPLVSFSSVLKQPFKNSCSCCRPNTSKLKAVRLRCAGGSRITATYRYILACRCEDCS; translated from the exons ATGGTGTCTGCCTGCTCACCGGGACAAGCTGAGCGGAGCGACCCGCACTGCCGTCTGCTGGGGGGCCGCCTGCCCAGCCGCCCGCCTGCCGTGCAAACAGCTTTCCCACAGTTTGGACCTCGCGGGGACTTCGGGGTCAAAATGAGAAACTCCAGCCAGCTGGCCAGACTGAGGGTGCTGCTTTTCCTGGTcacctgccccctgctggccatgaTACAGGGTGTGGCCGGTAAGAGCGAGGGCGGCCGGCTCAGGGAGAGCGCCCCGGACAGGTGCATGAGACACCACTTTGTGGAGACCATCACCCATCCTACCTACAAGTGCAACTCCAAG ATGGTGCTGCTGGCACGCTGCGAGGGCCACTGCAGCCACACGTCACGCTCGGACCCCCTGGTTTCCTTCAGCTCTGTACTCAAGCAGCCCTTCAAAAACAGCTGTTCCTGCTGCAGGCCCAACACGTCCAAACTGAAGGCCGTGCGCCTGCGCTGTGCCGGCGGCTCCCGCATTACTGCCACCTATCGCTACATCCTGGCCTGCCGCTGCGAGGACTGCAGCTGA